GCGTCGAGGCCGCGGCGGAGGACCCCGCGGAGGACCTGGAGACGATCGACGTCTTCGCCGTCCACGAGCCGGTGGCCGCCGAGGAGCTGCGCGAGGTGCTGCCCGGGCGGATCCGGCAGACGATCTCCGGCCACGTCCACGCCCAGAACGACAGCTCCGAGATCCAGGACGAGGACGGCGCGATCGACCTCGTCGAGGGATCGACCGGGGCCGGCGGGCTGGACAACATCGCGCGCGGCACGGGCCGGCCGCCGATCGAGTTCAGCATCGTGTCCGTCGCCACCGACTGCCAGTTCACCCGGGTCATCCGCTTCTCGATCGAGTCGACGCAGCCCGCGCTGGTCCCCCCGCCCACGGCGGACTCGCCGCAGGACTTCGGCGACGACGTCACCGCCTCGACGGTCTACTTCCGGCCCCAGGACATCGCGCCCGACCGGGTCTGCGGCACGCAGCTCGGCATCGGTGAGCAGCGCCCCTGGCCGCTGCCGGAGTGACCGGCCGCTGAGCGGGAGCCGCCCCGCTCGTCCCCCGGAAGGGTGGAGTCCAGCGCCCTGGGCCACTCCGGCCGTCCTCCGGGCTCCCCGCCGGCCCGGACGGCACCGATCATGACCGGTGCCGTCCCGGTCCCGGTGCGGCCGGACGGGAGGTGGTCGATCGGTGTCCGCAGGCACCCTGCAGCGGGCCCGGGCGACCGGTGGACCCGCACCGACCCGGCGGTCGCGGCCCCGCCGGCTGCTGCGCCGCCTCGGCGCGCTGGCCCTGCTGCCGGCGTTCCTGGGGGTGGTCGTGGTCGGCGTCGGCTGGGCACGGACGCCGTCGGTCGAGGACGCCGCGGCCCGGGTCGCGGCCCAGCTGGCCGAGAACGGCGCGCCCCCGCTGCAGGTGGAGCCGGCGCCGGCGCTCGTGCAGGCCCTGCTCGCGACCGAGGACACCGGCTTCGCCGACCACCTCGGGGTGAGCGCGACCGGGGCGGTCCGGGCGTTCTGGGGGCTGGCGTCGGGCACCGACCAGGGCGGGTCGACGCTCGTGCAGCAGCTGGCCAAGAACGTGTACCTGGACGGGGAGAACGGCCCGGTGCAGAAGGCCGAGGCCGTCGTCCTCGCGCTCAAGCTGGACGCCGCCTACAGCAAGGACGACCTGCTGCGGATGTACCTGGACAACGGGTACTACGGCCACGGCTTCGTCGGGCTGACCGAGGCCACCGAGGGCTACTTCGGGGTGCCGCCGGACCAGCTGAGCTGGGCGCAGGCGACCCTGCTCGCCGGCCTCTTCGCCGCACCCACCGCCTACGACCCCCTGGTGCACCCGGCGCTCGCCGCCCAGCGGCAGGGGCACGTGCTGGGCCGGCTGGTCGACGAGGGCGTGCTGGGCAGCGACGAGGCCGCCGAGATCGCCGCCGACGACTGGGCTCTCGTCAGTCGCCCTTGACGTTGACGACCTGGCGCAGCGTGTGCCGGATCGTCACCAGGTCGGCCGCGTCGGCCATCACCTGGTCGATGTCCTTGTAGGCGTCCGGGTGCTCGTCCAGGAACGCGTCGGAGTGCCCCCAGGCGATGCCGGTCATCCGCCGCTCGAGGTCGGCCCGGCTGAACAGCCGGCGGGCGGCGTTCCGCGAGTGGCTGCGGCCGGCTCCGTGCGGCGCCGACATCAGCGCGGTGGCGTTGCCCAGCCCGGAGACGACGTAGGACGCCGTCCCCATGGAGCCGGGGATCAGCCCGGCCTGCCCCCGGCGGGCGGAGATCGCCCCCTTGCGGGACAACCACACCTCGCGCCCGTCGTGCCGCTCGCGTTCGGTGTAGTTGTGGTGGCAGTCGATCGTCTCCAGCCGCTGGACGTCGGCGCGGAGGAAGCGGCCCAGCTGCTCGACGACCCGGTCCATCATCTCCTCGCGGTTGAGGAGGGCGAACCGCTGCGCCCAGCGCAGCGCCTCCAGGTAGGCGTCGAACTCCGGCGTCCCCTCCTGCAGGTACGCCAGGTCGCGGTCGGCCAGCTCGACGCCCTGCGCCCGGCACCACTCCTGCGCCCGGCGGATGTGCACCGACGCCAGCTTGTTGCCGACCCCGCGGGAGCCGGAGTGCAGGAACAGCCACACCCGGTCCTGCTCGTCCAGCGACACCTCGATGAAGTGGTTGCCCGAGCCGAGCGAGCCCAGCTGCAGCGGCCAGCTGCCGGCGGCGCCGTCGGCCTGGGCGATGCCGGGCAGCGCGCGGAGCTCGGCGACCCGCGGCTCGGCGGTGGGCCGCACGGCCTTGTTGTACCGCCCGGCGGACAGCGGCACCGCGCGGGAGATCTGCCCGTGCAGCACGGACAGGTCCCGGCCGGTGAGCGCGGCTGCGTCGAACTGGGTGCGCACCGCGGTCATGCCGCAGCCGATGTCGACGCCGACCGCCGCCGGGATGATCGCGCCCTCGGTGGGGATGACCGAGCCGACGGTCGCGCCCTTGCCCAGGTGGGCGTCGGGCATCAGCGCCAGGTGCGGGTGGATGAACGGCAGGGCGGCGGTGCGCTCGGCCTGCTCCCGGGTGCTGGGCTCGAGCACGGACGCCCAGCTGAGCAGGCGCCCGGTGATCGTCTCCATGGTCCCTCCCTGTCTCGTCGGCCCGTCCTCCGCAGAGGGGGCCGGTGCCTCCCGGCCGGGGCAGTCAACGCGACGCCGGGTCGACGCGCACCCGCATTCCCCGGCCGACCCCGTGCGAAGCTCCCGGGGTGCCAGCTGTTCGCAGCGCCGGGGTGCTGCTCTACCGGGTGACCGCCGAGGGTGGTGTCGAGGTGCTGCTCGGCCACATGGGCGGCCCGTTCTGGGCGCGCAAGGACCAGGGCGCATGGTCGGTCCCCAAGGGGGAGCACGGGCCGGGGGAGGAGCCGCTGGAGGTGGCCCGCCGGGAGTTCGCCGAGGAGCTCGGCTCGCCGGTGCCTGCCCAGGAGCTCCTCGACCTCGGCGAGCTGCGGGTGACCAGCGGCAAGCTGCTGACCGTGTTCGCCGCGCGGGGCGACCTGGACGCCACGGCGTGCGTCAGCAACACCTTCGACCTCGAGTGGCCGCCCCGGTCGGGCCGGGTGCAGCAGTTCCCGGAGATCGACCGGGCGGCCTGGCTCACGATCGAGCAGGCCCGGGTCGCGCTGGTGCGCGGGCAGGTGCCGTTCCTGGACCGGCTGCTGGCCCGGATCGCGCCGTCCTGAGGCCCGCCCCGGCCCCCGCGCGGGGCCGGGGCGACCTCCGGCGGGTCAGGGGCGGCCGGCGTGCGGGACGTCGACCGTGGTGGTCAGCAGGACCGCCTCGCGGACCGGCGCGCGGTTGTGCGCGTAGAAGTCCGGCGCGCTGCACAGCAGCAGGGTCCGGCCGTCGTCCCCGCCGAGGGCGCAGGCGAACACACCCAGCCCCTCCGGGGCCCGCACCTCGTCGACCACCTCGCCGCCGGGGGCGAGCCGGGCCGCCCGGCCGCCGACCGCATCGGCGATCCAGAGGTGGCCCTCGGCGTCCAGCGTGCAGCCGTCGGGGGCGACCACCAGCTGGCCGAGCACCTCCTCGGTGGTGGTGCCGGTGACCTCCGGGCCGAGCTGGGCGAACACCCGCCGGTCGGTCAGCGAGCCGTCCGGGGCGAGGTCGAAGGCGGTGACCCGGTTGCCCAGCGTCTCGTCGACCAGGAGCGTGCCGCCGTCGGGCGTGATCACCATGCCGTTCGGGAACTGCAGCCCCTCGGCGACCACGGTGACCGTGCCGTTCGGGTCGACCCGCTTCAGCGACGCGGTGCGCGCCGCCCCGCCACCCATCAGGTCGAAGCCGAAGTCACCGACGTACACGCGGCCGGCCTCGTCGACCACCAGGTCGTTGAGGTGACCGCCGCAGTGCTCGCTGAGGTCGGCCAGCTCGGTCGTCCGCCCGTCGCTGACCCGGAGCAGCCGGTGGTCGGTCATCGAGACCGCGATCAGCGTGCCGTCGGGCAGCCAGCCCAGCCCCGAGGGCTGCCCGGCCACCTCGGCCACCACCTGCTCGGCGCCGTCGGCGCCGATCCGGCTGATCGTCCTGCGGTAGAAGTCCGACACCCACCAGGTGCCGTCGTGCCAGCGCGGGCCTTCGAAGAACGCGCCGCCGGTGAACAGGGTGGTCAGTGACCTCGTCGTCATGCGCGGACCCTAGCCAGCCCCGGCCGCTGTGCGCAGCGGCCCGTTTCCTCGCCCGGCAGCCCGGGCACCGGCAGGAGGACACCGCAGCGCACGACGGAGGGACACCCCATGCAGGTCGGCTACAAGCTCGCCACGGAGGCATTCAGCCCGACGGAGATCGTCGAGCAGACGGTGGCCGCCGAGGAGGCCGGCTTCGACTTCGTCGAGCTCAGCGACCACTACCACCCGTGGCTGGAGGAGCAGGGCCACAGCGGGTTCACCTGGTCGATGCTGGGCAGCATGGCGGCGCGGACCGAACGGATCGGCCTGGCCACCGGGGTCACCTGCCCGACGGTGCGGTACCACCCGGCGATCATCGCCCAGGCCGCGGCGACCGTGCAGATCCTCTCCGGCAACCGGTTCACCCTCGGCATCGGCGCCGGCGAGCGGCTCAACGAGCACGTGGTCGGCGGGGGCTGGCCGGCCGTCCGGATCCGGCACCACATGCTCCGCGAGGCCCTGGAGATCATCAACCTGCTCTGGCAGGGCGGCTACCAGTCCTACGAGGGGAAGTACCTCACGCTGGAGGACGCCCGGGTCTTCGACCTGCCCGACCAGCTGCCGGTGATCGCCGTCGCCAGCGGCGGGCCGGGTGCCTCCAAGCTCGCGGCCCAGTACGGCAGCGGGCTGTTCGCCACCGAGCCCAAGCCCGAGCTGGTGCAGGCCTACGCCGAGCACGGGGGCAGCGGGCCGAAGTACGCCGAGGTGCCGATGGCCTGGGCGACCGACGAGGACGCCGCCGCCCAGGAGGCGCTGAAGACCAGCCGCTGGGCACTGTCCGGTTGGAAGGTGATGAGCGAGCTGCCCAACCCGGTCAACTTCGACGCCGCCAGCAGCACGGTGACCGCCGAGGACGTCAAGGGCCAGTTCTCCTGCGGCCCCGACCTCGACCGGCACGTGCAGCAGGCGCAGCCCTACGTGGACGCCGGCTTCGACCACCTCGTCTTCCAGAACGCCGGCCCGGACCCCGACGGCTTCCTCCAGGTCTGCAAGAGCGAGCTCATCGAGCGGGTGCGTGCCCTGACCCCGTCGTCCTGAGCCCGTCCGAGCGCCGTGCCGAGGCCGGGGTGAGCCGGGAGGAGCGGTGGGAGCGTCGGCTGGCGCTCCCGGTGCTGGTCGCCGCCCTCGCCTCGGTCCCGGCGATGTTCCTCACCTTCGCCGGCGGCCCCCTGGGCACGGCCGGGCGCTGGGTGGACATCGCCAGCGGCGTCGTCCTCGTCGGCGAGGCGGTCGTGCTGCTGGTCGTGGCGCAGGACAAACGCGCCTGGATCAAGGGGCACGCCGGACTGCTGCTGCTCAGCGTCGCCGTGCTGGTGGCCATCGTGCTGGCGGTCGGTCCGGTGCAGCTGCTGCGGCTGGTGCGGGCGGTCGGCGCGCTCCGGGTGCTGCGGGCCGGCCGGATCGTGCGCGCCGCCCGGGAGCTCGCCGACCGCCTCGGGTGGACCGGCCGGGCCTCCGCCGTCTTCGCGGCCGGCGCCGGGGTGCTCGCCGCCGTCTTCGTGGGGGTGGTCCTGGCGGACCCGACCTCCCGCTCCCGGTCGCTGCTCACCTGGGCGCTGGGGTCGGTCAGCCCACCGGTGGTCGTGGTGCTCTCGGTGATCGCCGGGGCGCTGCTGGGCGGGGCGACCTACCTGCTGGCCCGGGACAGCGGCCTGGGGGACGCGCCGGACGAGGACGAGGCCCAGGCCGACGACGAGGACGAGGACGAGGACGCCGAGCAGGACCGGCCGGCCGCCGGCTGAACGAGACCCGCCCGTGCCGGTTGAGTCCGGGCTGGGCGGGCACCGACAGGAGCAGGACCGGTCGACGAGACGAAGGAGAAGACCATGGGCATGTTCAGCAAGCTGGCCAAGGGCGCGGCGGCGAAGAAGGCCATCTCGGCCGCGCAGAAGCCGGAGAACCAGCGCAAGATCAAGAGCGCGATCTCCTCGATGCGCGGCAAGAAGAGCGGCGGCACCACCGGCACCACCCGCCGCCGCGGCTGACCCGCCGGGGCGCGGTCAGGGCCCGTACGGGTCCGGGCCGACGTCACCGACGTTGCGGCTGATCGAGCTCAACAGCTCGATCAGCCGCGCGCGGTCGGCCTGGTTCAGGTCCCCGACCGTGCGCCGCTCGAGCTCGGCCCAGATCTGCTCGACCCGCGCCCGCAGCTCCCGGCCGCTCGCGGTCAGCGACACCAGCACCACCCGGCGGTCATCGGTGGACCGTTCCCGCTGCACGAAGCCCGCCTCCTCCAGTCGGGAGACCGCCTTGACCGCCGTCGGCGGCTCGACCTGCAGGGCCCGGGCGAGTTCGCCGGGGGAGCGGGGCTCGTGCTCCCACAGCTGCATCAGCAGGAGCTCCTGGCCCGGGTAGAGGCCGACCTCCCGCAGCAGGCTCCCCGCCAGCGTGCGATGTGCCCGGGCGACCACCGGGATTAGCGCGCTCACCGGCCCGGCCGCCGCGACCGACGGCGCGTCGAGCGGTTGGTCCTGCTCCAGCGTGCCCACCTCCGGGATGAACGAGAGCCGGCTATCGGTTAGCCGACTACAGGAACCGCACGAGGTGGTCCCTGGTCCGAGGGAGTACAGCATGGACAGCAGCAGCGTCAGCCCGGTCGTCGCCGTCGTCGGCGCGACCGGTCAGCAGGGTGGGGCGGCCGCGCGGGCACTGCTCGACGCCGGCGTGCGGGTCCGCGCCCTGGTCCGTGACCCGGGGAAGGCCGCCGCCCAGGCGCTGGCCGCACGGGGCGCGGACCTGGTCCGGGCCGATCTCCGCGACCCGGAGTCGCTGCGCACCGCGTTCCGCGGGGCCGACCAGGTGTTCGCGATGACCACCTTCGCCGACGGACGCGGCGTCGACGGTGAGGTGGTGGACGGCCGGGCCCTCGCCGATGCCGCGGCCGACGTGGGCGTCGAGCACCTGGTGTACAGCTCGGTCGGTGGCGCGGAACGAGAGACCCGCGTCCCGCACTTCGAGAGCAAGCGGCGGGTCGAGGAGCACATCACGGCGCTGGGGCTGCCGGCCACCTTCCTGCGGCCGGTCTTCTTCCTGGAGAACCTGACCGCCCAGGGCCCGGCGGTGGAGGACGGCGTGGTCGTCGTGCGGTTGCCCCTGCCGGCCGACGTCCCGCTGCAGATGGTCGCCGTCCAGGACATCGGCGTCGCCGCCGCGGCGCTGCTGCGGGAGCCCGGCCGGGTGCCCGGCGGTGCGGTGGAGCTCGTCGGCGACGAGCGGACCGGTGCGCAGATCGCCGAGGCGTTCGGAGCTGCGGCGGGGTTGCCCGGCCGCTACGAGGCGCTGCCGCTGTCGGTGCTCGGCGGGGATGAGGACATGACGAGGATGTTCCGCTGGTTCGCCGAGCTCCCCGCCTACCAGGGTCACCTCGCCACCAGCCGGACGCTGGTGCCCGACCTGCACGACCTGCCCGGGTGGCTGCGGAGCACCGGCTGGACGCCGGCCGGCTGAGCCGACGGGGGCGATCCGGCCGCCGTTCGCGGGGTTCCTGCCGAGTCGGGTCGAATGCCGTCCGTGGGGCACGGAGGGCCGCCAGACTGCCGTCCGTGCCCCTCGACGACCTCGTCCCCGACACCCCCGCCTCCGCGCTCGAGGTGGCCCGGGCCTTCCACTCGCCGGCGCTGCTCAACCACTGCCGGCGGGCCCACCTCTGGGCCGCTGCGTACGGCCGGGAGCGCGGGATCGCCTTCGACGCCGAGCTGCTCTACGTCGCGGCGATGCTGCACGACATCGGGCTGGTGCCGGTGTTCGACAGCGCCACCGTGCCGTTCGAGGAGGCCGGCGGGGCGGTGGCCTGGGTGTTCGGCGCGGGCGCCGGATGGGACGCCGATCGCCGCCGGCGAACCGCCGAGGTCATCGTCGCCCACATGGCCCCGGAGGTGGACGTGGACGTCGACCCGGAGGGCCACCTGCTCGAACTGGCCACCGGGCTGGACGTCTCCGGTCGCCGTCCCGACGACTGGCCGGCCGGCTTCCGGGCCGAGGTGCTCGACGCCTTCCCGCGGCTCGGGCTGGCCGAGGAGTTCCTCGGCTGCTTCACCGAGCAGGCGCGCCGCAAGCCCACGTCCCTGGCCGGGCAGTTCGTCGCCGAGGGCTTCGCCGATCGCGTGCGGGCCAACCCGCTGGACGGGGTCAGACGGTGAGCCGGCCGGACGGCTGCGCGGTGAGCCGGCCGGCGGCCAGGGCGGCGGCCAGGGGCGCGTCCAGCAGCGGCAGCAGGGCCGCGGTGCGCCGGCGGTGGCCGAAGACCTCGAGCGTCCGGACCTGCAGCTCGTCGCGGGTCAGGCCGCTGCCGGCCCGGCACAGTGCCACCATCGCGTTCGCGATCTCCTGCGGCGCCACGTGCTCCAGCGGCCGCGCGGTGCTGCTGGCCTGACGGCGGAA
The Modestobacter marinus DNA segment above includes these coding regions:
- a CDS encoding biosynthetic peptidoglycan transglycosylase; this encodes MSAGTLQRARATGGPAPTRRSRPRRLLRRLGALALLPAFLGVVVVGVGWARTPSVEDAAARVAAQLAENGAPPLQVEPAPALVQALLATEDTGFADHLGVSATGAVRAFWGLASGTDQGGSTLVQQLAKNVYLDGENGPVQKAEAVVLALKLDAAYSKDDLLRMYLDNGYYGHGFVGLTEATEGYFGVPPDQLSWAQATLLAGLFAAPTAYDPLVHPALAAQRQGHVLGRLVDEGVLGSDEAAEIAADDWALVSRP
- a CDS encoding RtcB family protein, whose amino-acid sequence is METITGRLLSWASVLEPSTREQAERTAALPFIHPHLALMPDAHLGKGATVGSVIPTEGAIIPAAVGVDIGCGMTAVRTQFDAAALTGRDLSVLHGQISRAVPLSAGRYNKAVRPTAEPRVAELRALPGIAQADGAAGSWPLQLGSLGSGNHFIEVSLDEQDRVWLFLHSGSRGVGNKLASVHIRRAQEWCRAQGVELADRDLAYLQEGTPEFDAYLEALRWAQRFALLNREEMMDRVVEQLGRFLRADVQRLETIDCHHNYTERERHDGREVWLSRKGAISARRGQAGLIPGSMGTASYVVSGLGNATALMSAPHGAGRSHSRNAARRLFSRADLERRMTGIAWGHSDAFLDEHPDAYKDIDQVMADAADLVTIRHTLRQVVNVKGD
- a CDS encoding NUDIX domain-containing protein, coding for MPAVRSAGVLLYRVTAEGGVEVLLGHMGGPFWARKDQGAWSVPKGEHGPGEEPLEVARREFAEELGSPVPAQELLDLGELRVTSGKLLTVFAARGDLDATACVSNTFDLEWPPRSGRVQQFPEIDRAAWLTIEQARVALVRGQVPFLDRLLARIAPS
- a CDS encoding SMP-30/gluconolactonase/LRE family protein; this translates as MTTRSLTTLFTGGAFFEGPRWHDGTWWVSDFYRRTISRIGADGAEQVVAEVAGQPSGLGWLPDGTLIAVSMTDHRLLRVSDGRTTELADLSEHCGGHLNDLVVDEAGRVYVGDFGFDLMGGGAARTASLKRVDPNGTVTVVAEGLQFPNGMVITPDGGTLLVDETLGNRVTAFDLAPDGSLTDRRVFAQLGPEVTGTTTEEVLGQLVVAPDGCTLDAEGHLWIADAVGGRAARLAPGGEVVDEVRAPEGLGVFACALGGDDGRTLLLCSAPDFYAHNRAPVREAVLLTTTVDVPHAGRP
- a CDS encoding TIGR03557 family F420-dependent LLM class oxidoreductase, with amino-acid sequence MQVGYKLATEAFSPTEIVEQTVAAEEAGFDFVELSDHYHPWLEEQGHSGFTWSMLGSMAARTERIGLATGVTCPTVRYHPAIIAQAAATVQILSGNRFTLGIGAGERLNEHVVGGGWPAVRIRHHMLREALEIINLLWQGGYQSYEGKYLTLEDARVFDLPDQLPVIAVASGGPGASKLAAQYGSGLFATEPKPELVQAYAEHGGSGPKYAEVPMAWATDEDAAAQEALKTSRWALSGWKVMSELPNPVNFDAASSTVTAEDVKGQFSCGPDLDRHVQQAQPYVDAGFDHLVFQNAGPDPDGFLQVCKSELIERVRALTPSS
- a CDS encoding MarR family winged helix-turn-helix transcriptional regulator — protein: MGTLEQDQPLDAPSVAAAGPVSALIPVVARAHRTLAGSLLREVGLYPGQELLLMQLWEHEPRSPGELARALQVEPPTAVKAVSRLEEAGFVQRERSTDDRRVVLVSLTASGRELRARVEQIWAELERRTVGDLNQADRARLIELLSSISRNVGDVGPDPYGP
- a CDS encoding NmrA/HSCARG family protein, with protein sequence MDSSSVSPVVAVVGATGQQGGAAARALLDAGVRVRALVRDPGKAAAQALAARGADLVRADLRDPESLRTAFRGADQVFAMTTFADGRGVDGEVVDGRALADAAADVGVEHLVYSSVGGAERETRVPHFESKRRVEEHITALGLPATFLRPVFFLENLTAQGPAVEDGVVVVRLPLPADVPLQMVAVQDIGVAAAALLREPGRVPGGAVELVGDERTGAQIAEAFGAAAGLPGRYEALPLSVLGGDEDMTRMFRWFAELPAYQGHLATSRTLVPDLHDLPGWLRSTGWTPAG
- a CDS encoding HD domain-containing protein, translating into MPLDDLVPDTPASALEVARAFHSPALLNHCRRAHLWAAAYGRERGIAFDAELLYVAAMLHDIGLVPVFDSATVPFEEAGGAVAWVFGAGAGWDADRRRRTAEVIVAHMAPEVDVDVDPEGHLLELATGLDVSGRRPDDWPAGFRAEVLDAFPRLGLAEEFLGCFTEQARRKPTSLAGQFVAEGFADRVRANPLDGVRR